A region of Bacteroidia bacterium DNA encodes the following proteins:
- the mrdA gene encoding penicillin-binding protein 2 → MAMQDLKERQFVFMGIIAFVFFIYILRLGYLQLLSPDYARDAERNVVKRIVLEPSRGIIYDRKHRVYVTNTPIYDLMIVPKELFIPDTSIFERYLHLSRETIRKRIEYAKAYSMLKPSLLEKQISADLYAPLQEHLWQCRGVYTVLRNARNYLYPVGANYLGYISEVSKRDIELFENYYTQGDLIGTSGLERYYEKYLRGKKGVRKVFMDVFGRQVGTFENGKHDTIPEKGEDIVVGIDIDLQVAGEKLMQNKRGSIVAIEPETGEILAFVSAPSYDPNLLTGYEVVNNFRKLNTDTLKPLFDRPLMARYPPGSIFKIINALIALQEGTLSPNSVYPCGGGFYRNGGRPKCHLHPSPLDLNGAIQHSCNAYFAATYVDFLNSNKFRSFNQAYDVWYKYSKYFGVGQKLNVDIPGESFGRLPSRKFYDKWYKANRWRAMTIVSNSIGQGEVEMTPLQMANCVAAIANKGWYIQPHFFKSFYVSSTPSNDSIQFKRIDLPIDSTYFSVVFDAMEQVVLAGTGYLARVDSISICGKTGTAQNPHGDDHSVFVAFAPKDKPKIAIAVIIENATWGGAWAAPIAGLMIEQYLKGKITNQALFERMEQANFIDPEKNPNKVKLKDNKPKTE, encoded by the coding sequence ATGGCTATGCAAGACCTAAAAGAGCGACAATTCGTTTTTATGGGAATTATAGCCTTCGTTTTTTTTATCTATATCTTGCGCTTAGGGTATCTACAACTACTAAGCCCTGATTACGCCCGTGATGCAGAACGAAATGTAGTTAAAAGAATTGTATTAGAACCTTCACGGGGAATTATTTATGATAGAAAGCATCGGGTTTATGTAACAAATACCCCGATATACGACCTAATGATTGTTCCCAAAGAACTATTCATTCCGGACACGAGTATTTTTGAACGCTATTTACATTTAAGTAGAGAAACTATCCGTAAACGCATAGAATATGCAAAAGCATATTCTATGCTAAAACCCAGTTTGTTAGAAAAACAAATTAGCGCAGATTTATATGCTCCGCTTCAAGAACATCTATGGCAATGCAGAGGCGTTTATACCGTACTTAGAAATGCCCGTAATTATTTGTACCCCGTAGGTGCAAATTATTTAGGCTACATCAGTGAAGTAAGCAAACGAGATATAGAATTATTTGAAAACTACTACACACAAGGCGACTTAATCGGCACTTCCGGCTTAGAACGCTATTATGAAAAATATTTACGGGGAAAAAAAGGGGTCAGAAAAGTTTTTATGGATGTCTTTGGTAGGCAGGTAGGAACTTTCGAGAATGGTAAACATGACACCATCCCGGAAAAAGGAGAAGATATTGTAGTTGGTATAGACATTGACTTGCAGGTAGCTGGAGAAAAGTTAATGCAAAATAAGCGCGGCAGTATCGTGGCTATTGAGCCGGAAACCGGCGAAATTTTAGCATTTGTATCAGCACCATCTTATGATCCTAACCTACTAACCGGCTACGAAGTTGTAAATAACTTTAGAAAACTAAATACAGATACTTTAAAACCTCTTTTTGACCGCCCGTTGATGGCTCGCTACCCCCCGGGGTCAATATTTAAAATCATAAATGCGCTAATAGCTTTACAAGAAGGCACATTATCCCCAAATTCTGTTTACCCTTGTGGTGGCGGCTTTTACCGGAATGGCGGCAGACCCAAGTGCCACCTACACCCAAGCCCATTGGACCTCAATGGCGCTATTCAACATTCCTGTAACGCCTATTTCGCAGCAACTTACGTGGACTTTTTAAACTCAAATAAATTCAGGAGCTTTAACCAAGCTTATGATGTTTGGTATAAATACAGTAAATATTTCGGGGTTGGGCAAAAACTAAATGTAGATATCCCCGGTGAAAGTTTTGGCAGGCTTCCCAGCCGAAAATTTTATGATAAATGGTACAAAGCAAATCGCTGGAGAGCAATGACCATCGTTAGTAATTCTATTGGGCAGGGAGAAGTAGAAATGACTCCATTGCAAATGGCTAATTGTGTTGCCGCAATTGCTAATAAAGGCTGGTATATTCAGCCCCACTTTTTTAAAAGTTTTTATGTAAGCAGCACTCCCTCCAATGATTCAATACAATTTAAACGAATTGATTTACCGATTGACTCCACCTATTTTTCGGTAGTTTTTGACGCAATGGAGCAGGTCGTTTTGGCAGGAACAGGATATTTAGCTCGTGTAGATAGTATCTCGATTTGCGGAAAAACCGGAACAGCTCAAAATCCACATGGCGACGACCACTCTGTTTTTGTCGCCTTTGCACCTAAAGATAAACCTAAAATAGCAATAGCCGTAATCATAGAAAACGCTACTTGGGGCGGAGCGTGGGCTGCACCCATAGCCGGCCTAATGATAGAACAATACCTAAAAGGAAAAATTACCAATCAAGCCCTCTTTGAGAGAATGGAACAAGCTAACTTTATAGACCCAGAAAAAAATCCCAATAAAGTTAAACTCAAAGACAACAAACCCAAAACTGAATAA